The following coding sequences lie in one Miscanthus floridulus cultivar M001 chromosome 9, ASM1932011v1, whole genome shotgun sequence genomic window:
- the LOC136480819 gene encoding disease resistance protein RGA2-like: MPAWSLTGLPPELDNRLYLSYEDLSPQLKQCFLYCSLFPKGVAIIQSRVIEMWISEGLIQPPDERSTSSHEYGLDDIATEYYRDLIKRNLIEPIQEYSLTGYKCTMHDVVRSFAEYMVRGESVVIVGQEQATTGGCGMLVRRLAVGQTVSVVDWAVLQRHESLRTLIIGSKVNFHPGDTLGSFLSLRVLSIRSAESDTLVASLTKLKYLRYLHLQDTDISSLPDDIHKMKFLSYISLCGNCEKLCHLPCSIIKLVHLRFLNIEGINVSVVPKGFRELTNLRSLYGFPVHVDMNASSSWCSLQELPPLSQLRQPILNGLEKVQDNWMAEKSMISSKRHLEYLQLNYSASGHTIGTGGAEVEQQQQSVSEEVLEKLCPPTCLENLSLRGIRWSPATKLDVCSSIGGLQEPEVFEAAEPTLLHAAS, from the coding sequence ATGCCTGCATGGTCACTGACGGGACTTCCTCCAGAACTAGACAACCGGCTGTACTTGAGCTACGAGGATTTGTCTCCCCAGTTAAAGCAGTGTTTTTTGTACTGCTCACTGTTCCCTAAAGGTGTAGCAATTATACAGAGCAGAGTTATTGAAATGTGGATCAGTGAAGGACTTATTCAACCACCAGATGAAAGAAGTACCAGTTCACATGAGTATGGGTTGGATGACATAGCAACTGAGTATTACCGTGACTTAATAAAGAGAAATCTTATAGAACCTATACAAGAATATTCTCTCACTGGATACAAATGCACCATGCACGATGTGGTCCGATCCTTTGCTGAATATATGGTAAGAGGAGAATCAGTGGTGATAGTTGGCCAGGAGCAGGCTACTACTGGTGGTTGTGGAATGCTTGTGCGTCGCTTGGCTGTAGGACAAACCGTATCTGTGGTGGATTGGGCTGTTCTGCAAAGGCACGAGTCACTTAGAACATTAATTATTGGGTCTAAAGTAAACTTTCATCCTGGTGATACGCTTGGTAGTTTCTTGAGTCTACGTGTACTGAGCATACGGTCTGCCGAGTCCGATACACTAGTTGCCTCTCTAACTAAGTTGAAGTACTTAAGATACCTTCACTTACAGGATACTGATATATCTAGCCTACCAGATGACATCCACAAGATGAAATTTCTGTCGTACATTTCACTATGTGGTAATTGTGAGAAGCTATGCCACCTTCCTTGCAGCATCATAAAACTTGTGCATCTAAGATTTCTTAACATCGAAGGAATAAATGTTAGTGTGGTTCCTAAGGGGTTCCGTGAGTTAACAAATCTGAGGTCACTTTATGGGTTCCCAGTACACGTGGACATGAATGCAAGCAGTAGCTGGTGCAGTTTGCAAGAACTACCGCCTCTTTCGCAGCTTAGGCAGCCTATACTGAATGGCCTAGAGAAGGTGCAGGACAACTGGATGGCTGAAAAGTCCATGATTAGCAGCAAACGCCACCTTGAGTATCTACAGTTGAACTATAGTGCAAGTGGACATACTATAGGAACAGGTGGTGCTGAGGTAGAGCAGCAGCAACAGAGTGTGAGCGAGGAGGTCTTGGAAAAGCTCTGCCCTCCAACCTGCCTAGAGAATCTTAGTTTGAGAGGGATACGTTGGTCGCCAGCTACCAAACTGGATGTGtgctccagcatcggcggactTCAAGAGCCTGAGGTATTTGAGGCTGCAGAACCTACCTTGCTGCACGCAGCTTCCTGA
- the LOC136480818 gene encoding putative disease resistance protein RGA4: MAAILDAMGPYVMQMIADMAIEEVKMLLGISGDIEKLENNMESIKCFLADAERKRITEMSVQRWVQKLKNTMYDATDILDLCQIEADKQRESKGRSMVEKVPGCCQPLLSCLQNPVFAHKIGSRIKELNQRLDNIYKEAHKFNFINLESHPEQRMSTRATVTSEFVESAIVGEKIERETREIAQLLTINGHHDIKVVAIVGTGGMGKTTLAQKIFNETTVQEHFKVKIWLSITQHFDEVELLRTTIEHAGGVYGGLQDKTLLSRKLTNTLSTGRFLLVLDDVWSNVAWCNVLSVPVRNATNNQLGN; encoded by the coding sequence ATGGCTGCCATCTTGGATGCTATGGGACCCTACGTGATGCAGATGATAGCCGACATGGCAATAGAAGAGGTGAAAATGTTGCTGGGCATATCTGGCGATATCGAGAAGCTAGAGAACAACATGGAAAGTATCAAATGCTTCCTTGCTGATGCTGAGAGGAAGCGCATCACTGAAATGAGTGTGCAAAGATGGGTTCAGAAGCTCAAGAACACCATGTATGACGCCACTGACATCCTAGACCTATGTCAAATCGAAGCTGACAAGCAGAGGGAATCAAAAGGTCGCAGCATGGTTGAAAAGGTTCCGGGTTGCTGCCAGCCATTGCTCTCCTGCCTTCAGAATCCGGTGTTCGCACACAAGATAGGCAGCCGCATCAAGGAGCTCAACCAGAGGCTGGACAACATATACAAAGAGGCTCACAAGTTCAACTTCATCAATCTAGAATCCCACCCAGAACAGAGGATGTCCACTAGAGCGACGGTGACATCTGAGTTCGTTGAGTCAGCTATTGTTGGTGAGAAGATTGAGAGGGAGACAAGGGAGATTGCTCAGCTGCTAACCATCAATGGACACCACGACATCAAAGTGGTGGCCATTGTGGGTACAGGTGGCATGGGCAAAACCACCCTTGCCCAGAAGATCTTCAATGAGACAACCGTCCAAGAGCACTTCAAAGTGAAGATATGGCTAAGCATAACCCAACACTTCGATGAAGTTGAGCTTCTCAGGACTACAATCGAGCATGCTGGGGGAGTCTATGGTGGGTTGCAGGACAAGACCCTCCTCTCACGGAAGCTCACCAACACCTTGTCCACGGGCAGGTTTCTCCTGGTCCTTGATGATGTGTGGAGTAATGTAGCATGGTGCAATGTGCTTAGTGTTCCAGTCAGAAATGCCACTAATAATCAACTGGGAAACTAG